In Sceloporus undulatus isolate JIND9_A2432 ecotype Alabama chromosome 7, SceUnd_v1.1, whole genome shotgun sequence, one DNA window encodes the following:
- the VGLL1 gene encoding transcription cofactor vestigial-like protein 1 — translation MEDRKDNSAKLSKSKQPVKTEWGAQYVVFTYFQGDINSVVDEHFSRALSTTKIPQDLSRKNSGEDMMVKTESHMPPQQWNFSPQWVKPYQASSPLNPSGSDANPATVVTDPYQSPVLQGVPPSTMELWHLPSGRNPNLTAASGYSPSMPDLPLAQGTVSDGKYGSLLGLLQQERCPSSVQEPLDSGSTCFTSSARLQNMSQSLTAAGGIPPNDRRRDLFF, via the exons ATGGAAGACAGGAAGGATAACTCTGCCAAGCTGAGCAAAAGCAAGCAGCCTGTGAAAACAGAGTGGGGGGCCCAATACGTAGTGTTTACTTACTTCCAAGGAGACATTAACAGTGTGGTGGATGAACACTTCTCCAGAGCATTGAGCACAACCAAAATCCCCCAAGATCTGAGCAGAAAGAACAGCGGGGAAGATATGATGGTCAAAACCG AAAGCCACATGCCTCCCCAACAGTGGAATTTTTCGCCCCAGTGGGTGAAGCCGTATCAGGCATCGTCTCCATTGAATCCGTCCGGCTCTGATGCGAATCCAGCCACAGTGGTGACCGATCCCTATcagtctcctgttctccagggtgTTCCTCCTTCCACGATggagctgtggcatttgccttcGGGAAGAAATCCAAATTTGACTGCCGCTTCAGGCTACTCTCCTTCTATGCCTGACCTGCCTCTGGCACAGGGCACCGTCTCAGATGGAAAATACGGGTCGCTGCTTGGCCTCTTGCAACAGGAGAGATGTCCCTCTTCCGTCCAGGAGCCTCTGGATTCTGGATCCACTTGTTTTACCAGCTCCGCGAGATTACAAAACATGAGCCAGAGTTTAACTGCTGCGGGAG